Proteins encoded together in one Mycobacterium sp. MS1601 window:
- a CDS encoding serine/threonine-protein kinase yields MKEQELLADRYQLHGLLGCGGMAEVYDGWDNRLGRAVAVKLLRPGMAAQSDVRARFESEARAAAPLAHPNIVAIYDYGEHDGAPFIVMERLPGQTLADVMDRGSMPPDLVRRMLDEVLSALGTAHTAGILHRDIKPANILLSRDGGSLKVADFGIAKTGGAAHTMTGQIIGTMAYMSPARISGAPASVADDLYAVGLMGFEALAGRSAFPHDNPAALARAIMDDRLPSAMSLGADPGLAAVIDGAIAGNFTSAAQMQAALAGARPATRVLDQPLPDMATQLVQQPRPRLTSRTRKTLAAAGITTAAVVSALAFALDTGDSTPAPEPVSTSTTLPAPAAVVPPATVTPVSEPAPLPVVEGPAGGKKPGNGNNGKQGHGQGKKGD; encoded by the coding sequence GTGAAAGAGCAGGAACTGCTCGCCGACCGCTACCAGCTGCATGGTCTGCTGGGTTGCGGCGGCATGGCTGAGGTCTATGACGGCTGGGACAACCGGTTGGGCCGGGCTGTGGCGGTCAAGCTGCTGCGCCCCGGGATGGCTGCCCAGTCCGATGTCCGCGCGCGCTTCGAGAGCGAGGCCCGGGCGGCTGCCCCGCTGGCACATCCGAACATCGTGGCGATCTACGACTACGGCGAGCATGACGGAGCACCCTTCATCGTGATGGAGCGCCTGCCCGGTCAGACGCTTGCCGACGTCATGGACCGCGGTTCGATGCCGCCTGACCTGGTGCGACGAATGCTCGATGAGGTGCTGTCAGCGTTGGGCACCGCGCATACGGCGGGCATCCTGCATCGCGACATCAAACCTGCCAACATTCTGCTGTCCCGCGACGGCGGCAGCCTCAAAGTCGCCGACTTCGGCATCGCCAAGACCGGCGGTGCCGCACACACCATGACTGGACAGATCATCGGCACCATGGCCTACATGAGTCCGGCCAGGATCTCCGGCGCGCCGGCGTCGGTGGCCGACGACCTGTACGCCGTGGGCCTCATGGGGTTCGAGGCGCTGGCCGGCCGGTCTGCGTTCCCACACGACAATCCGGCCGCGCTGGCCCGCGCCATCATGGACGACCGGTTGCCGTCGGCCATGTCGCTGGGCGCTGACCCGGGGCTGGCCGCGGTGATCGACGGCGCGATCGCCGGCAACTTCACCTCGGCCGCGCAGATGCAGGCCGCCCTGGCCGGTGCACGGCCCGCCACCCGAGTGCTCGACCAACCGTTACCTGACATGGCCACCCAACTGGTACAACAACCGCGCCCGCGGTTGACCTCGAGGACCCGCAAAACACTTGCCGCAGCTGGTATCACGACCGCGGCAGTGGTCTCCGCCCTGGCCTTCGCGCTGGACACCGGCGACAGCACTCCCGCTCCCGAACCGGTGAGTACCAGCACTACGTTGCCCGCTCCCGCGGCCGTGGTTCCCCCGGCCACGGTGACACCCGTCAGCGAACCGGCCCCGCTGCCCGTCGTCGAGGGGCCCGCCGGCGGCAAAAAGCCCGGCAACGGCAACAACGGCAAACAGGGGCACGGTCAAGGCAAGAAGGGCGACTGA
- a CDS encoding nitronate monooxygenase → MAGGATTPAMVIAAAGAGSVGFVPAGYKSAEALQSDIATVRQASVPFGVNVFAPNPIPISLADYQAYAAQVQKEADRFGLTLPVEPKDDDDAWAAKIDLLVADPVPAVSFTFGLPGRDVIAKLQKQGTVVIQTVTNAEEARLAAAAGVDWLAVQASVAGGHSGTLTPSQPIADVPIVDLITQITHAVNLPVIAAGGLVTSDAVAAVLQAGASAAAVGTLLLLADESGISATHQAALQDPAFTETVLTKSFTGRPARGLRNNFINTFESQAPLGYPAIHYLTSPLRKAAAAAGVADDVHLWAGTGYRQARNAPTATILTELTSAL, encoded by the coding sequence ATGGCAGGTGGGGCCACCACCCCGGCCATGGTGATCGCCGCCGCCGGCGCGGGCAGCGTCGGCTTTGTGCCCGCCGGCTACAAATCAGCCGAGGCACTGCAGTCCGACATCGCCACCGTGCGGCAGGCGTCAGTTCCTTTCGGCGTCAACGTCTTTGCGCCTAATCCGATACCCATCAGTCTCGCCGACTACCAGGCCTATGCCGCGCAGGTGCAAAAGGAGGCCGACCGCTTCGGCCTCACCCTGCCCGTCGAACCCAAAGACGACGACGATGCCTGGGCCGCCAAGATCGACCTGCTGGTGGCCGACCCGGTGCCGGCGGTCAGCTTCACCTTCGGCCTGCCCGGTCGTGATGTCATCGCCAAGCTGCAGAAGCAGGGCACGGTCGTCATACAGACCGTCACCAACGCCGAGGAAGCCCGACTGGCCGCGGCGGCGGGCGTCGACTGGCTGGCCGTGCAGGCCAGCGTCGCGGGCGGGCATTCCGGCACACTGACTCCATCCCAACCCATCGCCGACGTCCCGATCGTCGATCTGATCACCCAGATCACCCACGCGGTGAACCTCCCGGTGATCGCGGCAGGTGGGCTCGTGACGTCGGACGCCGTCGCAGCCGTGCTACAGGCCGGGGCGTCGGCCGCCGCAGTGGGCACGCTGCTGCTGTTGGCCGACGAGAGCGGCATCTCAGCCACTCACCAAGCAGCACTGCAGGATCCGGCTTTCACCGAGACCGTTCTGACCAAGTCCTTCACTGGCCGGCCCGCCCGCGGGCTACGCAACAACTTCATCAACACCTTCGAAAGCCAAGCGCCGCTGGGGTATCCGGCGATTCACTACCTGACCAGCCCGCTGCGCAAAGCCGCAGCCGCCGCCGGGGTGGCCGATGACGTACACCTGTGGGCAGGCACCGGCTACCGGCAGGCCCGCAACGCGCCAACCGCGACCATCCTCACCGAACTGACGTCAGCGCTGTAG
- a CDS encoding serine hydrolase domain-containing protein → MGRVGGTCQDAFSGVQTVFEELFDAGEVGASVAVFVDGTPVVDLWGGLADRDAGTPWTADTIVSTMSTTKTMTALCALVLADDKELDLDAPVARYWPEFAAAGKDAIAVRHLLSHTSGLAGWDLPMSEDDLYNWDLACSRLAAQEPWWKPGTASGYHGLTFGYLVGEVIRRITGTSVGRFFDARIAKPLQADFQIGIDSSDDVRVARLVAPEPVEYELDPNSIMFRTTTNPAPTVEWMTHDGWLHSEVPGANGHGNARSVAKIQSVMSLGGEVNGVRILSEEGCRQAWRQLSSGVDHVLGIPVQFGLGYAVSTEGMPFTAGHRAIFWGGWGGSLVVNDPEARMTFAYAMNRLGQGTVGDGRTAKLLAEVYRSLGRA, encoded by the coding sequence ATGGGCCGAGTCGGCGGCACGTGTCAGGACGCTTTTAGCGGTGTTCAGACCGTTTTTGAAGAGTTGTTCGATGCCGGCGAGGTCGGAGCCTCGGTTGCCGTGTTCGTCGATGGGACACCGGTTGTCGATTTATGGGGCGGCCTGGCGGACCGCGATGCAGGGACACCGTGGACGGCGGACACCATAGTCTCCACCATGTCTACGACCAAGACGATGACGGCGCTGTGCGCATTGGTGTTGGCTGATGACAAAGAGCTGGATTTGGATGCCCCGGTGGCGCGCTACTGGCCGGAGTTCGCAGCCGCTGGTAAGGATGCGATCGCGGTGCGGCACTTGCTCAGTCATACCTCAGGCTTGGCTGGATGGGACTTACCGATGAGTGAGGACGATCTGTACAACTGGGATCTCGCGTGCTCGCGGCTCGCGGCGCAGGAGCCGTGGTGGAAGCCGGGTACCGCATCGGGCTACCACGGGCTCACCTTCGGGTATCTGGTCGGCGAGGTGATTCGGCGGATCACGGGAACTTCAGTTGGGCGCTTCTTTGACGCCCGCATCGCGAAGCCGTTGCAGGCTGACTTTCAGATCGGAATTGACTCTTCAGACGATGTGCGCGTTGCGCGACTGGTTGCACCTGAGCCCGTCGAGTACGAGCTCGATCCGAATTCCATTATGTTCCGAACTACAACCAATCCGGCGCCGACCGTCGAGTGGATGACACACGATGGGTGGCTGCACTCCGAAGTTCCTGGAGCTAATGGGCACGGTAATGCTCGGTCTGTAGCCAAGATTCAATCGGTGATGTCGCTGGGGGGCGAGGTCAACGGCGTCCGAATCTTGTCGGAGGAAGGTTGCCGCCAAGCTTGGCGGCAACTGTCTTCGGGGGTCGATCACGTGCTCGGGATTCCGGTTCAGTTTGGGCTCGGATACGCAGTAAGCACGGAGGGGATGCCTTTCACGGCGGGACACCGGGCGATCTTCTGGGGCGGTTGGGGCGGATCTCTGGTGGTCAACGACCCCGAAGCTCGGATGACCTTCGCGTACGCGATGAACCGCCTCGGGCAGGGAACTGTTGGCGACGGGCGGACGGCCAAGCTCTTGGCCGAGGTGTACCGCAGCCTCGGAAGGGCGTAG
- a CDS encoding quinone oxidoreductase family protein — MQAVVMGEYGRADVLRLGQFPDPDPRPGWVEVDLAASALNWHDVLVRQGVYSSPLPHVPGADGCGYRRDTNERVMIVPSLFWGSSQSAPARDWEILGDCRPGTYAERVSVPENCVVPAPAKWSVEQCAALPLVGITTYRALFDRARLRAGESLLVLGASGGVATMAVSLATAIGARVVVTSDSPGKIASALEIGAKEGISHTGADWVANARDLTDGQQGFDVVLDPVGRWSESVACLRPGGRCVVLGSSAALNATLEIRPFYFGQYQLIGTTMGSTADMRGLLDLISGHGVRPPVIDRTFPLGEAAEAHRYLETGMAFGKVVLKHG; from the coding sequence ATGCAGGCTGTGGTGATGGGCGAGTACGGGAGGGCAGATGTCCTTCGCCTCGGCCAGTTTCCGGATCCAGATCCGCGTCCTGGTTGGGTTGAGGTCGACCTGGCGGCGAGTGCGTTGAATTGGCATGACGTCTTGGTTCGTCAGGGGGTGTACAGCTCGCCGCTGCCGCACGTGCCTGGTGCCGATGGATGCGGGTACCGGCGCGACACCAACGAGCGGGTAATGATCGTTCCGTCGCTGTTCTGGGGATCCAGCCAGAGTGCGCCAGCCCGGGACTGGGAGATTCTCGGTGACTGCCGTCCTGGTACCTACGCAGAGCGCGTCAGCGTGCCGGAGAACTGCGTGGTTCCGGCCCCGGCCAAGTGGAGCGTCGAGCAGTGCGCGGCACTGCCGCTGGTGGGTATCACGACGTATCGAGCGCTGTTCGACCGCGCACGCTTGCGGGCGGGTGAGTCGCTGCTGGTCCTTGGCGCCAGCGGGGGCGTGGCAACAATGGCTGTCAGTCTCGCCACTGCTATCGGGGCCAGGGTGGTGGTCACGTCCGACAGCCCCGGCAAGATCGCTTCGGCACTCGAAATCGGTGCGAAAGAAGGGATCTCACACACTGGGGCAGACTGGGTGGCCAATGCCCGAGACCTGACCGACGGCCAGCAAGGCTTCGACGTGGTGCTCGACCCGGTGGGACGGTGGTCGGAATCGGTTGCGTGCCTTCGGCCGGGCGGTCGTTGCGTCGTGCTGGGATCGTCTGCGGCGCTGAACGCCACCTTGGAGATCCGCCCCTTTTACTTCGGCCAGTATCAGCTGATCGGGACGACGATGGGAAGCACCGCGGATATGCGCGGGTTACTGGATCTGATCAGCGGACATGGTGTGAGGCCGCCGGTCATCGACAGAACGTTCCCACTTGGGGAGGCCGCCGAGGCCCATCGCTACCTGGAAACAGGGATGGCCTTCGGCAAGGTTGTCCTCAAGCACGGCTGA
- a CDS encoding nitroreductase family protein has protein sequence MDDVLDLSLDELLTTTRAVRKRLDFDRPVSRQTIERCLQIGFQAPSGENLQAWGWVAVDDPKIRAQMGDIYRAGVDTFVKESTQAADDIDVKDLVESYDQSQAKDEGPVARMGMEVTDAAGTSKVWESSLHLYHHIQEAPVLVVPLLKARFDTFRLFEAASAWGSVLPAAWNFMLALRSRGLGSTWTTGHLWCDKDMTDLLGLPPTTPRSGFSPSPTQKAPASSPHAAGRCRMSCIGTAGRAESLSCGRGTQ, from the coding sequence ATGGACGATGTTCTCGACCTCTCACTCGATGAGCTGCTCACCACCACCCGCGCGGTGCGCAAGCGGCTCGACTTCGACCGTCCGGTCAGCCGACAAACCATCGAAAGGTGTCTGCAAATCGGTTTCCAAGCCCCGAGCGGAGAGAACCTGCAAGCCTGGGGCTGGGTAGCCGTCGACGACCCCAAAATCCGCGCCCAGATGGGCGATATCTACCGCGCCGGCGTGGACACCTTCGTCAAGGAATCCACGCAAGCAGCCGACGATATCGACGTCAAGGACCTGGTCGAGAGTTACGATCAGTCCCAGGCCAAAGATGAAGGACCCGTCGCGCGTATGGGTATGGAAGTCACCGATGCCGCTGGGACAAGCAAGGTGTGGGAATCCTCGTTGCACCTCTATCACCACATCCAAGAGGCCCCGGTTCTGGTAGTACCCCTCCTGAAAGCGCGCTTCGACACGTTCAGGCTGTTCGAAGCTGCGTCGGCCTGGGGCTCGGTGCTTCCCGCCGCGTGGAACTTCATGCTCGCACTGCGGTCACGCGGCTTGGGTAGTACCTGGACCACCGGCCACCTGTGGTGCGACAAAGACATGACCGACCTTCTCGGTCTGCCCCCGACAACACCCAGGTCGGGCTTTTCCCCGTCGCCTACACAAAAGGCACCAGCTTCAAGCCCGCACGCCGCGGGCCGGTGCAGGATGTCCTGCATTGGAACGGCTGGTAGGGCCGAAAGCCTGAGCTGTGGTCGAGGAACACAGTAG
- a CDS encoding flavin-containing monooxygenase has protein sequence MSSSETPTAVQVLIVGAGFGGLRALDVMRQRGRSSVLLEAGEGVGGTWYWNRYPGARVDVESLEYSYSFRDDLQQDWSWSEKYAGQPEVERYLNWIADRLDLRPDIRFGRRVTSMEYDETTKLWRSVAEVSGGGTEVYESPNVVLATGFLSVPTFPTIPGLDSFGGTLVHTGQWPEPGPQIDGQRVGVVGTGASGVQVVQSCAGKARHLAVFQRSANWCFPLRNKPMDPDYERFVKDNYAEIRALEQECRGPGMVLMDGRIARPETRNAMDIGRGERISDFEWRWQAGGVHLGRSFVDLVRDEAANNELRAFLERKIREMVHDQEIAEKLIPKHPPLSRRPPGEGGYYEAFNRADVELVDIADDPIAEIVAEGVRLQRGALHQLDVLIFATGFDGGSGAALRIDIRGRDGVQLREHWKDGVRTVLGMMTSKFPNLFMLLGPQSPAFHFSPPTLADFQSTYVDEVLQTMADKGLTEIEAREEAEVEWTEHVTALYAGTLIWKTDSWWLGSNIPGKPRQGLAYSGGFANYRTLALEAQTGLNAFVTA, from the coding sequence ATGAGTTCTAGCGAAACACCTACAGCAGTTCAGGTCCTGATCGTCGGCGCCGGCTTCGGGGGCCTCCGGGCGCTGGATGTCATGCGGCAACGCGGACGTTCGAGCGTTCTCCTCGAGGCGGGAGAAGGCGTTGGTGGAACGTGGTATTGGAACCGATACCCCGGAGCTCGCGTCGATGTCGAGTCCCTGGAGTACTCGTACTCGTTCCGAGATGACTTGCAGCAGGACTGGAGCTGGTCGGAGAAGTACGCCGGCCAACCGGAGGTTGAGCGTTACCTGAACTGGATCGCCGATAGGCTCGATCTTCGGCCGGACATCCGTTTCGGGCGACGCGTTACATCGATGGAGTACGACGAGACCACCAAGCTGTGGCGGTCTGTGGCCGAGGTTAGCGGCGGCGGCACAGAAGTGTACGAATCGCCGAACGTCGTGTTGGCGACCGGTTTCCTCTCGGTTCCGACCTTCCCCACCATCCCGGGCCTCGACAGCTTCGGGGGTACTCTCGTCCACACCGGCCAGTGGCCGGAGCCCGGACCTCAGATCGATGGTCAACGAGTAGGTGTCGTCGGCACCGGCGCCAGCGGAGTCCAGGTTGTCCAGTCCTGTGCCGGCAAAGCCCGACACCTGGCAGTCTTCCAGCGGTCAGCCAATTGGTGCTTCCCACTGCGTAACAAACCTATGGACCCTGATTATGAACGGTTCGTCAAGGACAACTACGCCGAGATCCGTGCCCTCGAGCAGGAGTGCCGCGGTCCCGGAATGGTACTGATGGATGGCCGGATAGCGCGCCCCGAGACGCGCAATGCCATGGATATCGGTCGCGGTGAACGTATCTCGGACTTTGAGTGGAGATGGCAGGCAGGCGGCGTCCATCTCGGGCGCAGCTTCGTTGATCTCGTTCGTGACGAAGCTGCCAACAACGAACTGCGAGCATTCCTCGAGAGGAAAATTCGAGAAATGGTTCACGACCAAGAGATCGCCGAGAAACTCATACCCAAGCACCCGCCTCTGTCGCGTCGCCCCCCTGGTGAGGGAGGCTATTACGAGGCCTTCAACCGAGCAGACGTGGAACTCGTCGATATTGCTGACGACCCCATCGCCGAGATCGTGGCTGAAGGTGTGCGGCTGCAGAGAGGGGCCTTGCACCAACTGGACGTCCTCATCTTCGCCACCGGATTCGACGGCGGCTCGGGAGCGGCGCTGCGTATCGACATCCGCGGCCGCGACGGCGTTCAGCTGCGCGAGCACTGGAAGGACGGCGTTCGCACCGTGCTGGGCATGATGACCTCGAAATTCCCGAATCTCTTCATGCTGCTCGGCCCTCAGTCGCCAGCCTTCCATTTCTCCCCGCCGACACTGGCCGACTTCCAGAGCACCTACGTGGACGAGGTGCTCCAGACCATGGCCGACAAGGGGCTGACCGAGATCGAGGCGCGCGAGGAGGCTGAGGTCGAGTGGACGGAGCACGTTACCGCTCTGTACGCGGGCACGTTGATCTGGAAGACCGACAGCTGGTGGCTAGGCTCCAACATTCCTGGCAAGCCCCGCCAGGGCTTGGCCTACAGCGGCGGATTCGCCAACTACCGGACCCTCGCTCTCGAAGCGCAGACCGGCCTCAACGCCTTCGTGACCGCCTGA
- a CDS encoding nuclear transport factor 2 family protein gives MSDSLQKEIRRFSDRQQIYDTINSFARGADRLDRELYESACHPDVVLDYGFFLGGRDEFYEWMQKMLIEQRHSTQHLLANHNVDIDGDIAHVETYFINSSVNKQGKPFGMTGGRYIDQLIRHNGGWAITKRVVLTDWQLPLAGDAFEQAVPRTSTACRPANRLSPVQKNSVVEIFRM, from the coding sequence ATGTCTGATTCGTTGCAGAAAGAAATTCGGCGTTTCAGCGACCGCCAACAAATTTACGACACCATCAACTCCTTCGCGCGCGGCGCTGACCGACTCGACCGCGAACTGTACGAGTCCGCCTGTCATCCCGATGTTGTACTCGACTACGGGTTCTTCCTCGGCGGGCGTGACGAGTTCTACGAATGGATGCAGAAAATGCTCATCGAGCAGCGGCACAGCACACAGCACCTGCTGGCCAATCACAACGTGGACATCGATGGCGACATCGCACATGTGGAGACTTACTTCATCAACAGCAGCGTGAACAAACAGGGAAAGCCGTTCGGGATGACGGGTGGCCGTTACATCGACCAGCTCATTCGTCACAACGGTGGATGGGCGATCACCAAACGGGTGGTACTCACGGACTGGCAGCTACCGCTGGCCGGCGACGCGTTCGAGCAAGCGGTTCCCCGAACATCGACAGCCTGCCGCCCCGCCAACAGGCTCTCGCCCGTACAAAAGAACTCAGTCGTAGAGATCTTCAGGATGTGA
- a CDS encoding MarR family winged helix-turn-helix transcriptional regulator, which translates to MAQPALRSPVLDPARVSAHEMADYIDTVLVNRDPDLDSDALRLSTNLKRALTLLGHRESEAVHQQIDCPTAGFRVLAMLWIFGDMSTRDICKLSGVSRQALAGVLKTLEKRRLIERDRSTGSDRRQYEVGITADGARLIEPGLQMQNDVHSRFFAVLEPEEQRQLSSLLTKLVAEQSHPVAGL; encoded by the coding sequence ATGGCACAGCCCGCGTTGCGCTCGCCGGTTCTCGATCCGGCACGAGTTTCTGCACATGAAATGGCTGACTACATAGATACGGTGTTAGTCAACCGTGACCCAGATCTCGACAGCGACGCACTGAGGTTATCGACCAATCTGAAGCGGGCTTTGACATTGCTCGGACATCGGGAATCTGAGGCGGTGCACCAACAGATCGACTGTCCGACCGCTGGGTTCCGTGTCTTGGCCATGCTGTGGATTTTTGGTGACATGTCCACCCGAGATATCTGCAAGCTCTCCGGGGTATCCCGCCAGGCTCTCGCCGGTGTGTTGAAGACTCTGGAGAAGCGGCGTCTTATCGAGCGCGACAGGTCCACCGGTTCTGATCGCCGACAGTACGAAGTCGGTATCACTGCTGATGGAGCGAGGTTGATAGAACCGGGCCTGCAGATGCAAAACGATGTGCACAGTCGGTTCTTCGCCGTGCTTGAACCTGAGGAGCAGCGACAGCTGTCCTCGCTGCTGACCAAGCTGGTGGCTGAACAGAGCCACCCCGTTGCGGGCCTCTAA
- a CDS encoding flavin-containing monooxygenase, with the protein MITKLPVSGLPIEVDFDPDLVRQKYAEERAKRLRPDGANQWLGLGDTVEIDSSDPWSEPIDREPQHLHLDAVVLGGGFGGLLAAAELTKLGVTSFRIVEQGGDFGGTWYWNRYPGLQCDIESYLYLPLLEETGYIPTSRWVFGPEILEHARRIGRHFELYERALFQTTVSGAEWNGADSVWVVRTNRGDVIEARHLLRANGPLNKPQIPRVPGIADFAGKIMHTARWDYEYTGGNPDGGLDKLADKRVAIVGTGATGIQAVAPVATSADKLYVVQRTPTNVGPRHNEPTDPQWAASLRPNWRAERMHNHIQILNGYPQEENLVADAWTWIFGEANGQHLVDVPVSTLALEDQIAVAELADMIRVQQAHRRIEEEIDDPQLAELLKPWYGVMCKRPCFNDDFYPALNRDNVELVASPQGLERITADGFVVDGVHHEVDLIIFATGFETGTSHASRYGYDLIGRDGISLREYYADGNITLHGFLTPNFPNYLELGVSQNGFTVNVVYMLEQKARHAARLVAHAVEHGIAQMEATEDAALQWRSVCMEVYNIRSGYWSMCTPGYYNGQGDADHAFFLNMYLGNEADYWVMIDNWWDQGTFAGVTLTAAQQDTAAARS; encoded by the coding sequence ATGATCACCAAACTTCCCGTTTCCGGCCTCCCCATTGAGGTCGACTTCGACCCGGATCTGGTCCGCCAGAAGTACGCAGAGGAACGGGCCAAGCGGCTACGTCCGGATGGCGCAAACCAGTGGCTGGGACTCGGCGACACCGTGGAGATCGACTCGTCTGACCCGTGGTCAGAGCCGATCGACCGGGAACCGCAACATTTGCATCTCGACGCTGTGGTTCTGGGGGGAGGTTTTGGCGGTCTGCTGGCAGCAGCCGAGCTCACCAAGCTCGGGGTGACCAGTTTCCGAATTGTGGAGCAGGGCGGTGACTTCGGCGGAACCTGGTACTGGAACCGGTATCCGGGCTTGCAATGCGACATCGAGTCCTACCTCTACCTGCCGCTGTTGGAGGAGACGGGCTACATACCGACATCACGTTGGGTGTTCGGCCCCGAGATCCTCGAGCACGCCCGTCGCATCGGCCGGCACTTCGAGCTCTACGAACGGGCACTCTTCCAAACCACCGTCAGTGGAGCCGAGTGGAACGGTGCCGACAGTGTGTGGGTCGTGCGTACCAATCGTGGGGACGTCATCGAGGCACGCCACTTGCTGCGCGCCAACGGACCGCTCAACAAGCCGCAAATACCGCGTGTGCCCGGCATCGCCGACTTCGCCGGCAAGATCATGCACACCGCTCGCTGGGATTACGAGTACACCGGAGGTAATCCCGATGGTGGCCTCGACAAGTTGGCCGACAAGCGGGTTGCCATCGTCGGTACGGGTGCCACAGGCATTCAGGCGGTGGCCCCGGTTGCCACCTCCGCGGACAAGCTCTATGTGGTGCAGCGCACGCCCACCAATGTCGGCCCGCGGCACAATGAGCCGACCGATCCTCAATGGGCGGCGTCGCTGCGGCCGAACTGGCGCGCTGAGCGGATGCACAACCACATCCAGATCCTCAATGGCTATCCGCAGGAGGAAAATCTCGTCGCAGATGCCTGGACCTGGATCTTCGGTGAGGCCAACGGCCAACACCTCGTTGACGTTCCAGTCTCCACACTGGCTTTGGAAGATCAGATCGCCGTTGCCGAGCTGGCCGACATGATTCGAGTGCAGCAGGCGCACAGGCGGATCGAGGAAGAGATCGACGACCCGCAGCTGGCTGAACTCCTCAAGCCGTGGTACGGCGTCATGTGCAAGCGGCCGTGTTTCAATGACGACTTCTATCCGGCGCTCAACCGCGACAATGTGGAGCTGGTGGCTTCCCCGCAAGGGCTTGAGCGCATTACCGCGGACGGGTTCGTCGTCGATGGTGTTCATCACGAGGTGGACCTGATCATCTTCGCCACCGGCTTCGAAACCGGCACCTCGCACGCCAGCCGCTACGGCTACGACCTCATCGGTCGCGACGGGATCTCGCTTCGTGAGTACTACGCGGACGGGAACATAACTCTGCACGGTTTCTTGACTCCGAACTTTCCGAACTATCTCGAGCTGGGAGTCAGTCAGAACGGATTCACCGTCAACGTGGTGTACATGCTCGAGCAAAAGGCTCGTCACGCCGCCCGCCTGGTCGCTCACGCGGTGGAGCACGGCATCGCCCAGATGGAGGCAACAGAGGATGCAGCCCTGCAGTGGCGGTCGGTGTGCATGGAGGTCTACAACATTCGCTCGGGTTACTGGAGCATGTGCACCCCCGGTTACTACAACGGACAAGGAGACGCCGATCACGCGTTCTTCCTCAACATGTACTTGGGCAACGAGGCCGACTACTGGGTGATGATCGACAACTGGTGGGACCAAGGCACTTTCGCCGGTGTCACACTCACGGCAGCTCAGCAAGACACCGCGGCGGCCCGATCGTGA
- a CDS encoding SDR family NAD(P)-dependent oxidoreductase gives MKLEGQIALVTGGAAGLGRAAALQLAQVAAHVVVVDLPGHSGDEVAAQADNVTFVAGDVTSAEDMNKAFGVADELGALRAVVHGAGVAMPISVHGEQPVEALASFRRIVDINITGTFNVMQYAARSMSRLEPRDGDRGVIVTTSSIAAYDGTNPAYAATKGAVVSLTLPAARRLASSAIRVVSVAPGAFDTAMLRGAGATQVVEQVPHPRRLGDPVEFATFVHHIIENPYLNGVTLRIDGAARPHPY, from the coding sequence GTGAAACTCGAGGGCCAGATCGCACTCGTCACCGGGGGTGCCGCGGGACTCGGGCGGGCCGCTGCGCTGCAGCTAGCACAGGTTGCTGCACACGTTGTGGTGGTTGATCTGCCAGGACACAGTGGTGATGAGGTTGCAGCACAGGCGGACAACGTCACCTTCGTAGCGGGCGACGTCACCAGTGCCGAGGACATGAACAAAGCCTTCGGTGTGGCCGACGAGTTGGGAGCGTTGCGGGCTGTGGTCCACGGCGCCGGAGTGGCAATGCCCATCTCCGTGCACGGTGAGCAGCCAGTGGAGGCACTGGCGAGTTTTCGTCGGATTGTCGACATCAACATCACCGGAACGTTCAACGTGATGCAGTACGCCGCCCGATCGATGTCCAGGCTCGAACCTCGAGACGGCGATCGAGGCGTTATCGTCACAACCTCGTCGATTGCGGCGTATGACGGTACCAATCCGGCGTATGCGGCCACCAAGGGTGCGGTCGTATCCCTGACTTTGCCCGCGGCCCGCCGCCTGGCATCCTCGGCGATTCGGGTGGTCAGTGTGGCTCCCGGCGCCTTCGACACTGCCATGCTTCGCGGTGCCGGGGCCACGCAGGTGGTGGAGCAGGTGCCCCATCCACGCCGCCTCGGTGACCCGGTGGAGTTCGCCACCTTCGTGCACCACATCATCGAGAACCCCTATCTCAACGGTGTGACACTGCGCATCGACGGCGCTGCGCGACCGCATCCTTACTGA